In Novosphingobium sp. MMS21-SN21R, a single genomic region encodes these proteins:
- the mobF gene encoding MobF family relaxase has protein sequence MINLTAVGSASGAGEYYSQDNYYTTSELTEASEWFGRGAEALGLQGIVEEQAFVDVLSGKLPDGSEITAVHGEHRPGLDMTFSAPKSVSLLALIGRDERIVGAFRDSVTATLGWAEKNLVEARVWDPAAKQQVVEKTGNMVAATFLHDVNRNNEPQLHVHAVIANATKASDGKWHAVHNDQLYRNQHLIGAVHNAELRARIEELGYETTPARNPIDGAFEIKGVSREAIEAFSTRREEILEALAREERSSPRERELAALATRQAKNPEFSPEQRGAEWQAAAERVGFDGQRLLDAAAERSALRETVWSRVIEGARGIGARGMAIAGAMGLTPRDGDPLVPERLGRLDPKGFAAAQAVASAARDQGEREAAFERNDLIRTALERGGPVTVADIEARMAVLEDKGLLIGGDRLMTTQSALQLEHRVIAQAEAGRDAVQPLAKGTDLNANLQQAARDLGLRRLNPGQEQAGIDVLQSRDRVQLIQGGAGVGKSAALMPVAALLKQDGKTMFALAHAGRTARDFGAKLDVPASTVDSFLGRFKRVLDGTASPEKMAEARAALSGSVIMVDESSQIGNERLTKLIELANGMDVARLILAGDTRQLPAIEAGKPFELLQKEGLATATITENLRAQSPQMKSLNEALDDRNLGRAFDLLKPNTVEVPFAKGPETAAKLWAELPEGERDRTLLLASGRAMRTAANSAVQRERMARGELDGEEKRVNVLDRVTITREGARQMRGYQDGRIVEFRTDLPSQGFSRGDRGVVKHAENGKVGIEMTDGSLRQFTPDKLPRNLAHDAVSIYQQKNIGVFEGDKIRWTDNDRQRGLLNGDIAKIDSIGRHSMTVLTHEGERHELHRGDRMLERLDLAYAINVHIAQGMTADNGIILMSEKEKMLNSTQSFLVAVTRIADSATLVVDNVKALERDVTRNIGGKTSAIETAMERQLEIKQPEPTKEISRDYDFEM, from the coding sequence ATGATCAACCTCACGGCAGTCGGCTCCGCCAGCGGTGCGGGCGAATACTACTCCCAGGACAATTACTACACGACCTCGGAACTGACCGAGGCCAGCGAGTGGTTTGGCCGTGGTGCCGAGGCGCTGGGCCTGCAGGGCATCGTCGAAGAACAAGCCTTCGTCGACGTGCTGTCCGGCAAGCTGCCCGACGGCAGCGAAATCACCGCCGTCCACGGTGAACATCGCCCCGGTCTCGACATGACCTTCTCCGCTCCCAAATCTGTATCGCTGCTGGCGCTGATCGGTCGCGACGAGCGCATCGTCGGCGCCTTCCGGGATTCGGTGACCGCAACCCTAGGATGGGCCGAGAAGAACCTGGTCGAGGCCCGGGTCTGGGATCCGGCGGCCAAGCAGCAGGTAGTCGAGAAGACTGGCAACATGGTCGCAGCCACCTTCCTCCACGACGTGAACCGCAACAACGAGCCGCAACTGCATGTCCATGCCGTCATCGCCAATGCGACCAAGGCTTCGGACGGCAAGTGGCACGCGGTCCACAACGACCAGCTCTACCGCAACCAGCACCTCATCGGCGCAGTCCACAATGCCGAGCTGCGCGCCCGGATCGAGGAACTTGGCTACGAGACCACCCCGGCGCGCAATCCGATCGATGGTGCCTTCGAGATCAAGGGCGTCTCCCGGGAGGCGATCGAGGCTTTCTCGACCCGCCGCGAGGAAATCCTCGAAGCCCTGGCCCGGGAGGAGCGCAGCAGTCCTCGCGAACGCGAACTGGCAGCGCTCGCTACCCGCCAAGCCAAGAATCCTGAGTTCAGCCCCGAGCAAAGAGGCGCGGAATGGCAGGCGGCGGCGGAGAGGGTCGGATTCGATGGCCAGCGGCTGCTCGATGCTGCAGCCGAGCGGTCAGCGCTGCGCGAGACGGTCTGGTCGCGTGTGATCGAAGGGGCGCGCGGGATCGGCGCGCGTGGCATGGCGATTGCGGGTGCGATGGGCCTGACGCCGAGGGATGGTGACCCGCTGGTGCCCGAACGACTGGGGCGACTCGATCCCAAGGGCTTCGCGGCTGCACAGGCGGTGGCGTCAGCCGCACGCGACCAAGGCGAGCGCGAGGCGGCGTTCGAGCGCAACGACCTGATCCGTACGGCACTCGAACGCGGCGGCCCTGTTACCGTCGCGGACATCGAGGCGCGGATGGCGGTGTTGGAGGACAAGGGCCTGCTGATCGGCGGCGACCGATTGATGACCACGCAGTCGGCCTTGCAGCTTGAGCATCGGGTGATCGCGCAGGCCGAAGCAGGGCGCGATGCCGTGCAGCCGCTGGCAAAGGGCACGGACCTCAACGCAAACCTCCAGCAAGCCGCACGCGACCTTGGCCTTAGGCGGCTCAATCCGGGTCAGGAGCAGGCCGGGATCGATGTCTTGCAATCGCGCGACCGGGTGCAATTGATCCAAGGCGGTGCAGGCGTCGGCAAGTCGGCTGCCCTGATGCCGGTGGCGGCCCTGCTGAAGCAGGATGGCAAGACCATGTTCGCGCTGGCCCACGCCGGACGCACAGCCCGGGACTTCGGTGCCAAGCTCGATGTTCCAGCCTCGACGGTCGACAGTTTCCTCGGCCGATTCAAGCGTGTGCTCGACGGCACTGCCAGCCCGGAGAAGATGGCCGAAGCCAGGGCAGCGCTCTCGGGTTCCGTCATCATGGTCGACGAGTCCTCGCAGATCGGCAACGAGCGGCTCACCAAGCTGATCGAACTGGCGAACGGCATGGACGTCGCGCGGTTGATCCTCGCCGGTGACACCCGCCAGCTTCCAGCCATAGAGGCGGGTAAGCCGTTCGAGCTGCTGCAGAAGGAAGGCCTCGCTACAGCGACGATCACCGAGAACCTGCGCGCACAGTCGCCGCAGATGAAATCACTGAACGAGGCGCTGGACGATCGGAACCTTGGCCGCGCCTTCGATCTGCTCAAGCCCAACACCGTCGAGGTGCCCTTCGCCAAGGGGCCAGAAACCGCCGCGAAGCTCTGGGCCGAACTGCCCGAAGGCGAGCGCGATCGTACCCTCCTGCTCGCCTCGGGCCGCGCCATGCGCACCGCCGCCAATTCGGCGGTGCAGCGCGAGCGGATGGCGCGCGGAGAGCTGGATGGTGAGGAGAAGCGGGTCAACGTGCTCGACCGCGTCACCATCACGCGGGAGGGCGCACGGCAGATGCGCGGCTATCAGGACGGACGGATCGTCGAGTTCCGCACTGACCTGCCGAGCCAGGGCTTCAGTCGCGGCGATCGCGGAGTGGTCAAGCACGCGGAAAACGGCAAGGTCGGGATCGAGATGACCGACGGCTCGCTCCGCCAATTCACGCCCGACAAGCTGCCCCGCAACCTCGCCCACGACGCCGTCTCGATCTACCAGCAGAAGAACATCGGCGTGTTCGAGGGCGACAAGATCCGTTGGACCGACAACGACCGCCAGCGCGGCCTGCTCAACGGCGACATCGCCAAGATCGATTCCATCGGCCGCCATTCGATGACCGTACTGACCCATGAAGGCGAACGGCACGAGCTCCACCGCGGCGACCGGATGCTCGAGCGCCTCGATCTCGCCTACGCCATCAACGTCCACATCGCCCAGGGCATGACCGCCGACAACGGCATCATCCTGATGAGCGAGAAGGAGAAGATGCTGAACTCGACCCAGTCGTTCCTCGTCGCCGTCACCCGCATTGCCGACAGCGCAACCCTGGTGGTCGACAACGTCAAGGCGCTGGAACGCGACGTCACCCGCAACATTGGCGGAAAGACCTCGGCCATCGAGACGGCGATGGAACGCCAGCTCGAGATCAAGCAGCCCGAGCCGACCAAGGAAATCAGCCGCGATTACGACTTCGAGATGTGA
- the repC gene encoding replication initiation protein RepC: MSATLAHVGLPEGVRRVDLLSLIEDLGKRGLGLSSTATRVLRHYVWRSRDDDYRAGRICAVWDRVCRTADDLDLCSRAINDAERELEAKKLIVRTTGGNGARSGFRSDGVIRWAAGINLAPLIDRYADLRAAWEARRLEQQAIDTCKAEIRRTRRLIRNAAEPELLARADAILPDGRVAPIQRIEKLEAIRLALEAVLADLAGDPRAMKTSDRPKENNRPNIQNQDSSRSCSGRPEPTITPRAALDLASDEYRAIAAVYGDPRWPSLIEASRQTATWLGIGQRTWGKACSVLGRERAALCVLVIDRNARLRAGHRYQARHPGKCLSGMVRSATKAGFNLDGLLRAFQREEAATPGVHPAPSLPEHEQDQTMAFLTAQILSHIGTAMGDPA; encoded by the coding sequence ATGAGCGCAACTCTTGCCCATGTCGGGCTTCCCGAGGGTGTCAGGCGCGTCGATCTGCTGTCCCTGATCGAGGACCTCGGCAAGCGCGGCCTTGGCCTCTCCAGCACGGCAACGCGGGTGCTGAGGCATTACGTCTGGCGCTCGCGTGACGATGATTACCGGGCCGGCCGCATCTGCGCTGTCTGGGACCGGGTGTGCCGAACCGCCGATGACCTCGACCTTTGCAGCCGGGCCATCAACGATGCTGAGCGTGAGCTTGAGGCAAAGAAATTGATCGTCCGGACCACGGGCGGCAACGGTGCCCGCTCGGGCTTCAGGAGCGACGGTGTCATCCGCTGGGCGGCCGGGATCAACCTTGCACCCCTGATCGATCGCTACGCCGACCTGAGGGCGGCTTGGGAAGCCCGCCGTCTGGAACAGCAGGCAATTGATACCTGCAAGGCCGAGATCCGACGAACGCGCCGCCTGATCCGCAATGCAGCCGAGCCGGAGTTGCTCGCACGCGCCGACGCGATCTTGCCTGACGGCCGGGTCGCTCCCATCCAGCGCATTGAGAAGCTGGAGGCGATCCGGCTCGCTCTTGAAGCCGTGCTTGCGGACCTCGCCGGCGATCCCCGTGCGATGAAAACTTCCGATCGACCGAAAGAAAACAACCGACCCAACATACAGAATCAGGATTCATCACGATCCTGTAGCGGGCGGCCGGAACCGACGATCACACCACGCGCTGCGCTGGACCTCGCTTCCGATGAGTACCGTGCAATTGCAGCCGTCTATGGCGATCCGCGGTGGCCGAGCCTGATCGAGGCATCGCGGCAGACCGCAACCTGGCTTGGCATCGGGCAACGCACGTGGGGCAAGGCCTGCTCCGTGCTTGGCCGTGAGCGAGCTGCCCTGTGCGTGCTGGTCATTGACCGCAACGCCCGTCTGCGAGCCGGTCACCGCTATCAGGCGCGGCATCCGGGCAAGTGCCTCAGCGGCATGGTCCGCAGTGCCACCAAAGCCGGGTTCAACCTCGATGGGCTGTTAAGGGCTTTCCAGCGGGAAGAGGCGGCAACGCCCGGGGTCCATCCAGCGCCATCGCTACCCGAACACGAGCAGGACCAAACCATGGCCTTCCTCACAGCCCAAATCCTCTCGCACATCGGCACCGCCATGGGAGATCCGGCATGA
- a CDS encoding ribbon-helix-helix domain-containing protein, whose amino-acid sequence MSRFSKLADKPKETSEPRAIAGEVINSSVPPPSRVGRKAISGYFSPEMSLALHTCARRNGVNLQALMAEAFDDVLRKYGESPIGR is encoded by the coding sequence ATGAGCCGATTTTCCAAACTGGCCGACAAGCCGAAGGAAACGAGCGAACCGCGAGCGATTGCGGGCGAGGTCATCAATTCGTCAGTCCCGCCCCCAAGCCGGGTCGGACGCAAAGCGATTTCCGGCTACTTTTCGCCAGAGATGTCGTTGGCATTGCACACCTGCGCGCGCAGGAATGGGGTTAACCTGCAGGCGTTGATGGCCGAAGCGTTTGACGATGTCCTGCGCAAGTACGGCGAAAGTCCGATCGGCAGGTAG
- the parA gene encoding ParA family partition ATPase: MTTIAIVSQKGGTGKTTLTIHLTAAAERKGEVALVIDADPQATASQWAAWRDEAPPEVIDSAPPRIAAKIAQAKEAGATFIVIDTPPHADTTASKAMEAADLVLIPCRPSAFDLAAVRTTARLVQLLAKPAWVVFTAGPPNAERIHADAAELVSGFGAAVCPHPVADRAVFRHASAAGKTVFELEPGGKAACEIEHVHMWVCEQVNMATRELVGGDAL; the protein is encoded by the coding sequence ATGACCACAATTGCAATTGTCAGCCAGAAAGGCGGAACCGGGAAAACCACCCTGACCATCCACCTCACCGCCGCAGCCGAACGAAAGGGCGAGGTGGCGTTGGTCATCGACGCCGACCCCCAGGCCACGGCGAGCCAGTGGGCCGCCTGGCGCGACGAAGCCCCGCCTGAAGTGATCGACAGCGCCCCGCCGCGCATCGCGGCCAAGATCGCACAGGCCAAGGAAGCCGGCGCGACGTTCATCGTGATTGATACACCGCCTCATGCCGACACGACTGCGAGCAAGGCGATGGAGGCGGCCGACTTGGTGCTGATTCCTTGCCGCCCGAGTGCGTTCGACCTGGCGGCAGTCCGGACGACGGCGAGATTGGTGCAGTTGCTGGCGAAGCCCGCCTGGGTGGTGTTCACCGCCGGACCGCCAAATGCCGAACGAATCCATGCTGACGCGGCCGAGCTGGTCAGCGGGTTCGGCGCAGCTGTTTGTCCACACCCGGTCGCCGATCGGGCGGTGTTCCGCCACGCCAGCGCCGCAGGGAAAACCGTGTTCGAGTTGGAGCCAGGCGGGAAGGCAGCGTGCGAGATCGAACATGTTCACATGTGGGTGTGTGAACAGGTGAACATGGCGACACGTGAACTTGTGGGAGGAGATGCACTATGA